The Synchiropus splendidus isolate RoL2022-P1 chromosome 1, RoL_Sspl_1.0, whole genome shotgun sequence genome includes a window with the following:
- the luc7l gene encoding putative RNA-binding protein Luc7-like 1 isoform X1 yields MSAQAQMRALLDQLMGTARDGDETRQRVKYSDDRVCKSHLLNCCPHDILSGTRMDLGECTKTHDLALRADYEIASKERDLFFELDAVDHLESFIADCDRRTELAKKRLAETQEEISAEVSAKAEKVHELNEEIGKLLAKAEQLGAEGNVDEAQKVLQEVEKVRTRKKDAEEEYRNSMPASSFQQQKLRVCEVCSAYLGLHDNDRRLADHFGGKLHLGFIQIREKLDQLKKTVVDKQEKRNQERLKRREEREKEERMKKRTRSRSREHRRSRSRDRRRRRSRSSSRDRRRSRSRSRDRRRRHRSRSGSRSRSHRHSHESSRHKSSRDRDHPSRDKSRERDRDRRDGVNGRSDSRRDDRDMGDH; encoded by the exons ATGTCTGCCCAGGCTCAAATGAGAGCTCTGCTGGACCAACTGATGGGAACAGCGAGGGATG GGGACGAGACACGGCAGAGGGTCAAATACTCGGATGATCGAGTCTGCAAAAGTCATCTACTTAACTGCTGTCCACACGACATCTTGTCTGGAACT CGTATGGACTTGGGGGAATGCACTAAGACCCACGATCTGGCGCTTCGAGCGGATTACGAAATCGCCTCAAAAGAGAGGGACCTCTTCTTTGAGCTTGAT GCGGTGGATCATCTTGAATCTTTCATAGCAGACTGTGACCGGAGAACTGAACTAGCAAAGAAACGTCTGGCTGAAACTCAAGAGGAGATAAGTGCTGAAGTTTCAGCAAAG GCTGAAAAGGTGCACGAATTGAATGAGGAAATCGGAAAGCTGTTAGCTAAGGCTGAGCAACTTGGAGCTGAGGGTAATGTAGATGAAGCTCAGAAGGtgctgcaggaggtggagaaggtCCGAACCAGGAAGAAGGATGCTGAG GAAGAGTACAGAAACTCCATGCCTGCCTCAAgtttccagcagcagaagctgcgtgtgtgtgaggtgtgctCAGCTTATCTTGGTCTCCATGACAACGATCGACGTTTGGCTGACcattttggagggaaacttcattTAGGTTTCATTCAAATCAGAGAGAAGTTGGACCAACTGAAG AAAACTGTGGTCGACAAGCAAGAGAAGAGGAATCAGGAGCGtttaaagagaagagaagaaagagaaaaagaggaACGAATGAAGAAAAG GACAAGATCAAGGAGCAGAGAGCACAGACG TTCTCGTTCTCGTGACCGAAGAAGGCGGCGCTCCCGATCCTCATCCCGTGATAGACGACGTTCCCGCTCTCGGTCCcgggacaggaggaggagacaccGCAGTCGATCTGGATCCCGCAGCAGGAGCCACCGTCACAGCCATGAGAGCTCCAGACACAA GTCCTCGAGAGATCGCGATCATCCATCCAGAGACAAGTCTCGCGAGAGGGATCGCGACCGGAGAGATGGTGTGAACGGACGGTCTGACTCCCGGCGAGACGACAGAGACATGGGGGACCACTGA
- the luc7l gene encoding putative RNA-binding protein Luc7-like 1 isoform X3, whose translation MQKGDETRQRVKYSDDRVCKSHLLNCCPHDILSGTRMDLGECTKTHDLALRADYEIASKERDLFFELDAVDHLESFIADCDRRTELAKKRLAETQEEISAEVSAKAEKVHELNEEIGKLLAKAEQLGAEGNVDEAQKVLQEVEKVRTRKKDAEEEYRNSMPASSFQQQKLRVCEVCSAYLGLHDNDRRLADHFGGKLHLGFIQIREKLDQLKKTVVDKQEKRNQERLKRREEREKEERMKKRTRSRSREHRRSRSRDRRRRRSRSSSRDRRRSRSRSRDRRRRHRSRSGSRSRSHRHSHESSRHKSSRDRDHPSRDKSRERDRDRRDGVNGRSDSRRDDRDMGDH comes from the exons ATGCAGAAGG GGGACGAGACACGGCAGAGGGTCAAATACTCGGATGATCGAGTCTGCAAAAGTCATCTACTTAACTGCTGTCCACACGACATCTTGTCTGGAACT CGTATGGACTTGGGGGAATGCACTAAGACCCACGATCTGGCGCTTCGAGCGGATTACGAAATCGCCTCAAAAGAGAGGGACCTCTTCTTTGAGCTTGAT GCGGTGGATCATCTTGAATCTTTCATAGCAGACTGTGACCGGAGAACTGAACTAGCAAAGAAACGTCTGGCTGAAACTCAAGAGGAGATAAGTGCTGAAGTTTCAGCAAAG GCTGAAAAGGTGCACGAATTGAATGAGGAAATCGGAAAGCTGTTAGCTAAGGCTGAGCAACTTGGAGCTGAGGGTAATGTAGATGAAGCTCAGAAGGtgctgcaggaggtggagaaggtCCGAACCAGGAAGAAGGATGCTGAG GAAGAGTACAGAAACTCCATGCCTGCCTCAAgtttccagcagcagaagctgcgtgtgtgtgaggtgtgctCAGCTTATCTTGGTCTCCATGACAACGATCGACGTTTGGCTGACcattttggagggaaacttcattTAGGTTTCATTCAAATCAGAGAGAAGTTGGACCAACTGAAG AAAACTGTGGTCGACAAGCAAGAGAAGAGGAATCAGGAGCGtttaaagagaagagaagaaagagaaaaagaggaACGAATGAAGAAAAG GACAAGATCAAGGAGCAGAGAGCACAGACG TTCTCGTTCTCGTGACCGAAGAAGGCGGCGCTCCCGATCCTCATCCCGTGATAGACGACGTTCCCGCTCTCGGTCCcgggacaggaggaggagacaccGCAGTCGATCTGGATCCCGCAGCAGGAGCCACCGTCACAGCCATGAGAGCTCCAGACACAA GTCCTCGAGAGATCGCGATCATCCATCCAGAGACAAGTCTCGCGAGAGGGATCGCGACCGGAGAGATGGTGTGAACGGACGGTCTGACTCCCGGCGAGACGACAGAGACATGGGGGACCACTGA
- the luc7l gene encoding putative RNA-binding protein Luc7-like 1 isoform X2, producing the protein MDRFIWTFSGDETRQRVKYSDDRVCKSHLLNCCPHDILSGTRMDLGECTKTHDLALRADYEIASKERDLFFELDAVDHLESFIADCDRRTELAKKRLAETQEEISAEVSAKAEKVHELNEEIGKLLAKAEQLGAEGNVDEAQKVLQEVEKVRTRKKDAEEEYRNSMPASSFQQQKLRVCEVCSAYLGLHDNDRRLADHFGGKLHLGFIQIREKLDQLKKTVVDKQEKRNQERLKRREEREKEERMKKRTRSRSREHRRSRSRDRRRRRSRSSSRDRRRSRSRSRDRRRRHRSRSGSRSRSHRHSHESSRHKSSRDRDHPSRDKSRERDRDRRDGVNGRSDSRRDDRDMGDH; encoded by the exons ATGGACCGCTTTATTTGGACTTTTTCAGGGGACGAGACACGGCAGAGGGTCAAATACTCGGATGATCGAGTCTGCAAAAGTCATCTACTTAACTGCTGTCCACACGACATCTTGTCTGGAACT CGTATGGACTTGGGGGAATGCACTAAGACCCACGATCTGGCGCTTCGAGCGGATTACGAAATCGCCTCAAAAGAGAGGGACCTCTTCTTTGAGCTTGAT GCGGTGGATCATCTTGAATCTTTCATAGCAGACTGTGACCGGAGAACTGAACTAGCAAAGAAACGTCTGGCTGAAACTCAAGAGGAGATAAGTGCTGAAGTTTCAGCAAAG GCTGAAAAGGTGCACGAATTGAATGAGGAAATCGGAAAGCTGTTAGCTAAGGCTGAGCAACTTGGAGCTGAGGGTAATGTAGATGAAGCTCAGAAGGtgctgcaggaggtggagaaggtCCGAACCAGGAAGAAGGATGCTGAG GAAGAGTACAGAAACTCCATGCCTGCCTCAAgtttccagcagcagaagctgcgtgtgtgtgaggtgtgctCAGCTTATCTTGGTCTCCATGACAACGATCGACGTTTGGCTGACcattttggagggaaacttcattTAGGTTTCATTCAAATCAGAGAGAAGTTGGACCAACTGAAG AAAACTGTGGTCGACAAGCAAGAGAAGAGGAATCAGGAGCGtttaaagagaagagaagaaagagaaaaagaggaACGAATGAAGAAAAG GACAAGATCAAGGAGCAGAGAGCACAGACG TTCTCGTTCTCGTGACCGAAGAAGGCGGCGCTCCCGATCCTCATCCCGTGATAGACGACGTTCCCGCTCTCGGTCCcgggacaggaggaggagacaccGCAGTCGATCTGGATCCCGCAGCAGGAGCCACCGTCACAGCCATGAGAGCTCCAGACACAA GTCCTCGAGAGATCGCGATCATCCATCCAGAGACAAGTCTCGCGAGAGGGATCGCGACCGGAGAGATGGTGTGAACGGACGGTCTGACTCCCGGCGAGACGACAGAGACATGGGGGACCACTGA
- the luc7l gene encoding putative RNA-binding protein Luc7-like 1 isoform X4 has product MDLGECTKTHDLALRADYEIASKERDLFFELDAVDHLESFIADCDRRTELAKKRLAETQEEISAEVSAKAEKVHELNEEIGKLLAKAEQLGAEGNVDEAQKVLQEVEKVRTRKKDAEEEYRNSMPASSFQQQKLRVCEVCSAYLGLHDNDRRLADHFGGKLHLGFIQIREKLDQLKKTVVDKQEKRNQERLKRREEREKEERMKKRTRSRSREHRRSRSRDRRRRRSRSSSRDRRRSRSRSRDRRRRHRSRSGSRSRSHRHSHESSRHKSSRDRDHPSRDKSRERDRDRRDGVNGRSDSRRDDRDMGDH; this is encoded by the exons ATGGACTTGGGGGAATGCACTAAGACCCACGATCTGGCGCTTCGAGCGGATTACGAAATCGCCTCAAAAGAGAGGGACCTCTTCTTTGAGCTTGAT GCGGTGGATCATCTTGAATCTTTCATAGCAGACTGTGACCGGAGAACTGAACTAGCAAAGAAACGTCTGGCTGAAACTCAAGAGGAGATAAGTGCTGAAGTTTCAGCAAAG GCTGAAAAGGTGCACGAATTGAATGAGGAAATCGGAAAGCTGTTAGCTAAGGCTGAGCAACTTGGAGCTGAGGGTAATGTAGATGAAGCTCAGAAGGtgctgcaggaggtggagaaggtCCGAACCAGGAAGAAGGATGCTGAG GAAGAGTACAGAAACTCCATGCCTGCCTCAAgtttccagcagcagaagctgcgtgtgtgtgaggtgtgctCAGCTTATCTTGGTCTCCATGACAACGATCGACGTTTGGCTGACcattttggagggaaacttcattTAGGTTTCATTCAAATCAGAGAGAAGTTGGACCAACTGAAG AAAACTGTGGTCGACAAGCAAGAGAAGAGGAATCAGGAGCGtttaaagagaagagaagaaagagaaaaagaggaACGAATGAAGAAAAG GACAAGATCAAGGAGCAGAGAGCACAGACG TTCTCGTTCTCGTGACCGAAGAAGGCGGCGCTCCCGATCCTCATCCCGTGATAGACGACGTTCCCGCTCTCGGTCCcgggacaggaggaggagacaccGCAGTCGATCTGGATCCCGCAGCAGGAGCCACCGTCACAGCCATGAGAGCTCCAGACACAA GTCCTCGAGAGATCGCGATCATCCATCCAGAGACAAGTCTCGCGAGAGGGATCGCGACCGGAGAGATGGTGTGAACGGACGGTCTGACTCCCGGCGAGACGACAGAGACATGGGGGACCACTGA